The following are from one region of the Lacinutrix sp. Bg11-31 genome:
- a CDS encoding choice-of-anchor L domain-containing protein, whose translation MKHFTLILVLFFCSSSLFAQDVLMQNGTVNQCSGTLYDSGGASSNYSSDENFVLTICPDTIDQFIQLDFTLFNTQDIFNGAPGDELTVYDGDDTSAAVIGVYYGGGAGANSNPQTISASPTSTTGCITLQFISNSSGNTTGWAADISCLQTCQTITPSIDTTNPVANGGGVVQIPVGGSVDFTGSATFSEDATGAVYSWNYGDGSATDNGQAVSHQFNNIGTFTTTFTVTDINPTGCSESVTITVEVLTPYIDVDVTTYNAQQLVEDVLIDSPCAAVSNIVSSSGNDFGSVNGIGSFTAIPGAFGFEAGIVLSSGSALDAEGPEDSNQSAGGGTWPGDADLEAQIGGTNTNNASYLQFDFTPTVSQISFDFIFASEEYGTFQCGFTDAFAFLLTDQTTGITTNLALVPGTTDVVTVFTVRDNTWNGGCPSANPTFFDAYYGAGGLPGNNSPINFLGYTVPMTAISNVTPDNPYTIKLVIADALDTAYDAAVFLGAGSFDLGGDLGDDITINAGTAECQGTAIVLDTALPTAIHTWYLDGVVIPGETGSILNATQEGTYSVDIVFSVTCQTSDSIFVEFIPGPTVEAVTNITECNSGGAVIFDLTQNETSAIGTQDPAAVVVSFHSSQADADADANPIGNPATYTGTDGEMVYIRVDDTQSGMCYSTDVFLLQYLNIVLNPAPDMVVCDDISNDGEESFDLTSQDLVILGTQAAADFNVTYYLDFVNADAGTNALTSPYLNTLSPQPIFVRIESIQDAACYIASPTEVFNLVVNLNATATQPSNIAVCDDSTNDGVEIFDLTTLESDILNGQDPANFTVSFYELQTDVATSTNPITNPITYSNTASPQTIYVRVDDNSNPTCFGETSFTITVNPNDDSTFTMMPLCDGATVDSVVTPGGTYVFNVMPTDGATIDPATGTITNGISTVSYTVDYTTSGTCPTTSSFTVTVDETFDATFTMTPNCDGGIVTTEANTGGTYTFNPVPTDGANINPATGTVTGGTSATTYFVEYSFGGACSSSSIFPLTVETTDDASFIMIPTCDGAIVDSEVTPGGTYSFSTVPTDAAIIDSATGAITGGTPGATYTVDYLTNGTCRATGTVTVTANPLPTSCTNTTRSL comes from the coding sequence ATGAAGCACTTTACGCTAATCCTAGTTTTATTTTTTTGTTCATCAAGTCTTTTTGCACAAGATGTGTTAATGCAGAATGGAACTGTTAATCAATGTTCTGGTACTCTCTACGATTCAGGAGGAGCATCATCAAATTATTCTAGTGATGAGAATTTTGTATTAACAATTTGTCCAGACACAATAGATCAATTTATTCAATTAGATTTTACTTTATTTAATACTCAAGATATCTTTAATGGTGCACCAGGAGACGAATTAACAGTCTATGATGGAGATGATACTTCTGCTGCTGTAATTGGAGTTTATTATGGAGGTGGAGCTGGAGCAAATAGTAATCCACAAACTATATCTGCATCACCAACAAGCACAACAGGATGTATTACGCTTCAATTTATTAGTAATAGTTCTGGTAACACTACAGGCTGGGCAGCAGATATTTCATGTTTACAAACATGTCAAACTATTACACCTTCAATAGACACTACTAATCCAGTAGCAAATGGAGGAGGAGTGGTTCAAATTCCAGTTGGAGGTTCAGTAGATTTTACTGGTAGTGCTACATTTTCAGAAGATGCAACAGGAGCAGTTTATTCATGGAATTATGGAGATGGGTCTGCAACCGATAACGGACAGGCTGTTAGTCATCAATTTAATAATATTGGTACGTTTACAACAACATTTACAGTAACAGACATTAATCCTACGGGATGTTCAGAATCTGTAACAATTACCGTTGAGGTTTTAACACCATATATAGACGTAGATGTAACAACATATAATGCTCAACAGCTAGTAGAAGATGTTTTAATAGATAGTCCGTGTGCAGCAGTGTCAAATATTGTTTCTAGTTCTGGAAACGATTTTGGATCTGTAAACGGTATTGGTTCTTTTACAGCAATACCAGGTGCATTTGGATTTGAAGCAGGAATAGTGCTGTCTTCTGGAAGTGCTTTGGATGCTGAAGGACCAGAAGATAGTAACCAGAGTGCAGGTGGTGGAACATGGCCAGGAGATGCAGATTTAGAAGCTCAAATTGGTGGTACAAATACTAATAACGCGTCGTATCTTCAATTCGATTTTACACCAACTGTAAGCCAAATTAGTTTCGATTTCATTTTTGCCTCGGAAGAATATGGAACATTTCAATGTGGTTTTACAGATGCATTTGCATTTTTATTAACAGACCAAACCACAGGTATTACAACAAATTTAGCTTTAGTACCTGGGACTACAGATGTAGTAACGGTTTTTACAGTTAGAGATAATACTTGGAATGGTGGTTGTCCATCGGCAAATCCTACTTTTTTCGATGCTTATTATGGAGCTGGAGGATTACCTGGAAATAATAGTCCAATAAATTTTCTTGGCTACACAGTACCAATGACTGCTATTTCTAACGTAACACCAGATAACCCTTATACTATTAAATTAGTAATAGCCGATGCTTTGGATACAGCCTACGATGCTGCTGTGTTTTTAGGAGCTGGTTCTTTTGATTTAGGTGGAGATTTAGGAGATGATATAACTATTAATGCAGGTACTGCAGAATGTCAAGGTACAGCAATTGTACTAGATACAGCATTACCAACAGCAATACATACTTGGTATTTAGATGGCGTAGTAATTCCTGGAGAAACAGGATCTATTCTTAATGCAACACAAGAAGGAACTTATTCTGTAGATATTGTTTTTTCTGTAACTTGTCAAACTTCAGATTCTATTTTTGTAGAATTTATTCCTGGCCCTACAGTTGAGGCTGTTACTAATATAACGGAATGTAATAGTGGAGGAGCTGTAATTTTTGATTTAACCCAAAATGAAACTTCTGCAATCGGTACTCAAGATCCTGCAGCAGTTGTTGTAAGTTTTCATAGCTCTCAAGCAGATGCAGATGCTGATGCAAACCCTATAGGTAATCCAGCAACTTACACAGGAACTGATGGGGAAATGGTATATATTAGAGTAGATGATACGCAATCTGGAATGTGTTACTCTACAGATGTGTTTTTATTACAGTATTTAAATATCGTTTTAAATCCTGCGCCAGATATGGTGGTTTGTGATGATATTTCTAACGATGGAGAAGAGTCTTTTGATTTAACGAGTCAAGATCTAGTAATTCTTGGAACTCAAGCAGCAGCAGATTTTAATGTAACATATTATTTAGATTTTGTAAATGCAGATGCTGGAACAAATGCTTTAACAAGTCCATATTTAAACACTTTAAGTCCTCAGCCTATTTTTGTTAGAATTGAAAGTATCCAAGATGCTGCATGTTACATAGCTTCGCCAACTGAAGTTTTTAATTTAGTTGTAAATCTAAATGCAACAGCTACACAGCCTTCTAATATTGCTGTTTGTGATGACTCTACAAACGATGGTGTTGAGATTTTCGATTTAACGACTTTAGAATCTGATATTCTAAATGGTCAAGATCCTGCAAATTTTACAGTTAGTTTTTATGAATTGCAAACAGATGTTGCTACATCTACAAATCCTATAACTAATCCAATAACATATTCTAATACAGCTAGTCCTCAAACTATTTATGTTAGAGTAGATGACAACTCAAATCCAACATGTTTTGGAGAAACTAGTTTTACTATTACTGTTAATCCTAATGATGATTCTACATTTACAATGATGCCTTTATGCGATGGAGCAACAGTAGATTCAGTAGTTACGCCAGGAGGAACCTACGTTTTTAATGTAATGCCAACAGATGGAGCTACAATAGATCCAGCAACAGGAACAATTACCAACGGTATTTCAACAGTAAGTTATACAGTAGATTATACAACAAGTGGTACTTGTCCTACAACAAGCTCGTTTACCGTAACAGTAGATGAAACATTTGATGCCACTTTTACAATGACACCAAACTGTGATGGAGGAATAGTAACAACAGAAGCTAATACAGGAGGAACGTATACTTTTAATCCAGTACCAACAGATGGCGCAAATATAAATCCAGCAACAGGAACTGTAACAGGAGGAACTTCTGCTACAACTTATTTTGTTGAATATTCATTTGGAGGAGCTTGCTCATCATCATCAATATTTCCATTAACTGTTGAAACAACAGATGATGCTTCATTTATTATGATACCAACATGTGATGGAGCAATAGTCGATTCTGAAGTAACACCAGGTGGAACCTACTCTTTTAGTACTGTGCCAACTGATGCTGCTATAATAGATTCTGCAACTGGAGCAATAACAGGAGGAACACCAGGAGCTACCTATACAGTAGATTACCTTACTAATGGAACGTGTAGAGCAACAGGTACGGTAACAGTTACAGCCAACCCACTCCCAACTAGTTGTACCAACACCACTAGAAGTTTGTGA
- a CDS encoding type IX secretion system membrane protein PorP/SprF, translating into MRLQRLFTLVVIVFFSTQFAKAQEGLPVYSDYLTDNYYLIHPSMAGVANCSKIRITGRQQWFGDDDAPALLTASVNGRVGESQSGIGAIVYSDKNGFHSQTGAYFTYAHHIMFSRNEIDLNMLSFGLSLGAIQYKLDETSFLFDGPDPIIAGIEQSATNFNVDFGFSYHLYDFYAHATVKNLLENDGVNFNEQGLSYQNLRTYLISVGNTFSSYNNDWSFEPSVMFMYRDATEEASFDVNLKAYKTLDFGKVWGGISYRRSLDGAEFVDGSGVSSQKLQYITPLLGVNLNDFMFAYTYSYQANSVVFNNGGFHQITLGYNFGCSKERYSCNCPAIN; encoded by the coding sequence ATGAGATTACAAAGGTTATTTACATTAGTAGTTATTGTGTTTTTTAGCACTCAATTTGCTAAGGCACAAGAAGGACTTCCTGTATATTCAGATTACTTAACAGATAATTATTATCTTATCCATCCATCTATGGCTGGAGTTGCTAATTGTTCTAAAATTAGAATTACTGGTCGCCAACAATGGTTTGGGGACGATGATGCTCCTGCATTATTAACAGCAAGTGTTAATGGTAGAGTTGGAGAGTCTCAATCTGGAATTGGAGCAATAGTATATTCTGATAAAAACGGTTTTCATTCACAAACAGGAGCGTATTTTACATATGCTCACCACATTATGTTTTCTAGAAATGAAATAGATTTAAATATGTTATCCTTTGGTTTAAGCCTTGGAGCTATTCAATATAAATTAGACGAAACATCATTTTTGTTTGATGGTCCTGATCCAATTATAGCAGGAATAGAACAATCTGCAACAAACTTTAATGTTGATTTTGGTTTTTCTTACCACTTATATGATTTTTACGCGCATGCAACAGTAAAAAATCTTTTAGAAAATGATGGTGTAAACTTTAACGAACAAGGTTTAAGCTACCAAAATTTACGTACATACTTGATTTCTGTAGGTAATACATTTAGTAGCTACAACAATGATTGGAGTTTTGAACCTTCGGTTATGTTTATGTATAGAGATGCAACAGAAGAAGCTTCTTTTGATGTAAACCTTAAAGCATATAAAACACTAGATTTCGGAAAGGTTTGGGGAGGAATCTCTTACAGAAGAAGTTTAGATGGTGCAGAGTTTGTTGATGGTTCTGGAGTAAGTAGCCAGAAATTACAATACATAACGCCACTTTTAGGTGTTAATTTAAACGACTTTATGTTTGCTTATACTTATAGTTACCAAGCAAATTCGGTAGTATTTAATAATGGTGGTTTTCACCAAATAACTTTAGGTTATAATTTTGGTTGTTCTAAAGAGCGTTACAGTTGTAATTGTCCAGCGATTAACTAA
- a CDS encoding T9SS type B sorting domain-containing protein has product MQTIFVGVQDVNTGCYDTTTLDLVVEQAPVAFTPANLEYCDPDSDGFGVFTLTDSEAEITGGAPGLTVTYHETMSDADNNVNALASPYNNIVVNMQTIYVRVESSTIATDCATFVDLVLIVNPTPQITTALVLTPLEVCDDNADGFATFDLPTKDPEILNLLDADTSNDLDPTLYTITYYTSEANAEAPTNAIATPNAYVNTTANMQTIWVRVEDNATACYKTVALELIVNPLPVLVQPTPLSLCDVNNPGDEVEAFNLEDANAQILAGQTGITLTYFSTQAGADTNDATVEIVSPYSNTSNAQTVYVRATNNVTGCVSTITLDLRVNPLPSPVAMPLPSDECDDDNDGFYDMFDLDGQSAIIANGEPDITISYYETEADAMSMTNPLVSPYANIVANLQTIYVLAENDITGCFTIVTMDLVVLPSPVVPIAIDDYIICDDDNDGVNQFDFDAVITPQIFTGGQTAADFTLSYHTTQALADSGNNPIVNTSNYTNVANPQTIYIRLVSNANGCVTTGSFIIRVEFPPVIAANYDNELTQCDDLDANYMEANDGITFFDLTVEDIEITGVTNVSWIVTYYEALADAQADINAIADPTAYENTMTGPQTLYVRVTDSDTGCFSFTTVTIRVIPNPSPSPNPVDLELCDDIDIVGPNDLLETFDLTQNEGFIINGEVGVTASYYITQDDAVMGNNAIADPTMHINEDPGNPNVAVTPQTIFVRLTNGTDATGLNGTGCYSLVSFDVIVNPLPVVTPVNDYVICELNTDNVADFDLTTMTAAILNGQDPAIFTVTYHETQGEADASMNDLTASGDYTNTSDPQTIYVNITNTVTGCDTTALTFNLVVDEAAQANPDGVAILYQVCDDTMEFDNDTTNDMVEFDLATQNPFVLDGQDPLNYTVTYYDNQVDADAGTNPLPFTYTNTVNPQVIIVRVDNDIPGTLNLDLTTLTVGLDVNGDGTIDTIDTTVPADGIFDIVDINGDGVAEGFDTNADGIIDYIDLDGDGLGDLVDLNNDGEVDNDTSACYETAEITLQVNPMPSFTLEAEYLLCINTNGTEVINSPVIDTGLDPAFYTFVWNLNGTDIAGQTAEFLEPTEGGTYGVIATDIATGCPSIEVNTFVTVSEPPAVAYEITSLAFADQHDILVTATGTATTSIAVYEFSIDGGSWELGTLNAAGAYVYTFTDVAAGEHMVTVRDTIGCGETTIPVMVMDYPLYFTPNGDGYHDTWNVYDIGRQPDAVIYIFDRYGKLLKQLSPTGIGWDGTYNGNPMPTSDYWFTLEYREPSTDEKKSIRRHFTLKR; this is encoded by the coding sequence ATGCAAACTATTTTTGTAGGCGTACAAGATGTAAATACAGGATGCTACGACACAACAACATTAGATCTAGTAGTAGAGCAAGCACCAGTAGCTTTTACACCAGCGAATTTAGAATATTGCGATCCAGACAGTGATGGATTTGGCGTCTTTACACTTACCGATTCGGAAGCAGAAATCACAGGAGGCGCACCAGGACTTACGGTAACTTACCATGAAACGATGTCAGATGCAGACAACAATGTTAATGCATTAGCAAGTCCTTATAATAACATTGTAGTCAACATGCAAACCATTTACGTGCGTGTAGAAAGTTCTACAATTGCAACCGACTGTGCAACATTTGTAGACTTAGTACTTATTGTCAATCCAACACCACAAATAACAACAGCATTAGTATTAACACCACTAGAAGTTTGTGATGATAATGCCGATGGTTTTGCTACGTTCGATTTACCAACCAAAGATCCAGAAATTCTAAACCTATTAGATGCAGATACTTCTAACGATTTAGACCCAACATTATACACTATTACGTATTACACCTCAGAAGCTAATGCTGAAGCACCAACCAATGCTATTGCAACACCAAACGCCTATGTAAATACAACGGCAAACATGCAAACCATTTGGGTACGAGTAGAAGATAATGCTACAGCTTGTTATAAAACAGTAGCCTTAGAATTAATAGTAAATCCATTGCCAGTATTAGTACAGCCAACACCACTAAGTTTATGCGATGTTAATAATCCAGGCGATGAAGTAGAAGCCTTCAACTTAGAAGATGCTAATGCACAAATACTAGCCGGACAAACAGGTATTACTTTAACTTACTTTAGCACACAAGCAGGAGCAGACACTAACGACGCAACAGTAGAAATCGTTAGTCCATATTCTAACACAAGCAATGCACAAACGGTTTACGTTAGAGCAACAAACAATGTTACAGGATGTGTAAGTACGATTACTCTAGATTTAAGAGTAAACCCATTACCATCACCAGTAGCAATGCCGTTACCATCAGACGAATGTGATGACGATAACGATGGTTTTTACGATATGTTCGATCTAGACGGTCAATCTGCAATAATAGCCAATGGCGAGCCAGACATCACTATTAGCTACTACGAAACAGAAGCCGATGCGATGAGCATGACAAATCCATTAGTAAGTCCATACGCAAACATCGTTGCTAATCTGCAAACTATTTATGTATTAGCAGAAAACGATATTACCGGTTGTTTTACCATTGTAACTATGGATTTAGTAGTATTACCTTCACCAGTAGTACCAATTGCAATCGACGACTATATTATTTGTGATGATGATAACGATGGTGTTAACCAGTTTGATTTTGATGCCGTAATCACACCACAAATTTTTACAGGAGGACAAACAGCAGCAGATTTCACGCTAAGCTACCACACAACACAAGCACTAGCAGACTCAGGAAACAACCCAATAGTAAACACAAGTAACTATACTAATGTCGCTAATCCACAAACGATATATATACGTTTAGTAAGCAATGCTAACGGTTGTGTAACTACAGGAAGCTTTATTATAAGGGTAGAATTCCCACCAGTAATCGCTGCTAATTATGATAATGAATTAACCCAATGTGACGATTTAGATGCCAATTACATGGAAGCTAACGATGGCATTACATTTTTCGATTTAACGGTTGAAGACATCGAAATCACAGGTGTTACAAACGTGAGTTGGATAGTTACTTATTACGAAGCATTAGCCGATGCTCAAGCAGATATTAATGCCATAGCAGATCCAACAGCGTATGAAAATACGATGACAGGACCACAAACCCTATACGTAAGAGTAACCGATAGCGACACAGGCTGCTTTAGCTTTACAACCGTAACTATTAGAGTGATCCCAAACCCATCACCAAGTCCAAATCCAGTAGATTTAGAATTGTGTGACGATATAGACATTGTAGGACCAAACGATTTATTAGAAACATTCGATTTAACACAAAACGAAGGCTTCATTATCAATGGAGAAGTAGGTGTAACAGCAAGTTACTACATTACACAAGACGATGCTGTAATGGGTAACAATGCGATAGCAGACCCAACCATGCATATTAACGAAGATCCTGGAAATCCAAACGTAGCAGTAACACCACAAACTATTTTTGTACGTCTTACCAATGGTACAGATGCTACAGGATTAAATGGAACAGGCTGTTACAGTTTAGTAAGCTTCGATGTTATTGTAAACCCATTACCAGTAGTTACACCAGTAAACGACTATGTTATTTGTGAGCTGAATACAGACAACGTTGCAGACTTCGATTTAACAACGATGACAGCAGCGATATTAAACGGACAAGATCCAGCAATATTTACAGTCACTTACCATGAAACGCAAGGCGAAGCAGATGCTTCAATGAACGATTTAACAGCAAGTGGCGATTACACGAATACTAGTGATCCACAAACTATTTACGTAAACATTACAAACACAGTAACAGGATGTGATACCACAGCATTAACCTTCAATTTAGTAGTAGACGAAGCAGCACAAGCCAATCCAGATGGTGTTGCAATACTTTACCAAGTATGTGACGATACTATGGAGTTTGATAACGATACAACAAACGACATGGTTGAGTTTGATTTAGCAACACAAAATCCTTTTGTATTAGATGGCCAAGACCCATTAAATTACACGGTAACGTATTACGATAATCAAGTCGATGCAGATGCAGGTACAAATCCGCTACCATTTACATATACCAATACAGTAAACCCACAAGTAATTATTGTAAGAGTAGATAATGATATTCCAGGCACACTAAATTTAGATCTTACTACATTAACTGTAGGATTAGATGTTAATGGCGATGGCACAATAGATACAATCGACACCACTGTACCAGCAGATGGCATATTTGATATTGTAGATATTAATGGTGATGGAGTAGCAGAAGGATTTGATACCAATGCAGATGGCATTATAGATTACATCGACTTAGATGGTGATGGTCTTGGTGATTTAGTAGATTTAAACAACGATGGAGAAGTAGATAACGATACGTCTGCTTGTTATGAAACAGCAGAAATCACTTTACAAGTAAACCCAATGCCATCATTTACTTTAGAAGCAGAGTATTTATTATGTATCAACACAAATGGTACAGAAGTAATTAACTCACCAGTAATAGACACAGGGTTAGATCCAGCATTCTATACTTTTGTATGGAACTTAAATGGCACAGATATAGCAGGCCAAACAGCAGAATTCTTAGAGCCAACCGAAGGCGGAACTTATGGTGTTATAGCAACAGATATCGCAACAGGATGTCCAAGTATTGAAGTTAACACTTTCGTAACAGTAAGCGAGCCACCAGCAGTAGCTTATGAGATAACAAGCTTAGCTTTTGCAGATCAACACGATATATTAGTAACAGCAACAGGTACAGCAACCACCTCAATAGCAGTATACGAGTTTAGTATCGATGGCGGTAGTTGGGAACTAGGAACGTTAAATGCAGCAGGAGCATATGTGTATACCTTTACAGATGTTGCAGCAGGAGAGCATATGGTAACAGTAAGAGACACGATAGGTTGTGGAGAAACAACAATCCCAGTTATGGTTATGGATTACCCATTATACTTTACACCAAATGGCGATGGTTACCACGACACATGGAATGTTTACGATATTGGAAGACAGCCAGATGCTGTTATTTATATCTTCGATCGTTACGGTAAACTATTAAAACAGTTAAGCCCAACAGGAATAGGATGGGATGGTACTTACAACGGTAACCCAATGCCTACAAGTGATTACTGGTTTACTTTAGAATATAGAGAACCAAGTACAGATGAGAAAAAATCTATTCGTAGACACTTTACGTTGAAGCGATAG
- a CDS encoding VWA domain-containing protein, whose product MKTTIKFSLVALTAFFFLACNANNKKQTKSYALNETIVTADPVSTTPKLDKKYIKVALLLDTSNSMDGLIDQAKAQLWEIVNELSYAKCKDDKPNLEIALYEYGNDNLNSEEGYIRQVLAFSDDLDEISKQLFSLTTKGGNEYCGYVINTALDQLKWNANPGDLKLIFIAGNEPFTQGEVDYKNASKRAHNKDVTVNTIFCGNYNLGISSYWKEGADLTHGDYMAINHNQETIYIATPYDDAILKQNNKLNKTYIAYGSQGRIKMQLQAEQDDNAEGYSSANAVSRTVSKSSHLYKNSSWDLVDASKDETFKYETLDESELPQELKNKSASEIKTYVSNKTKERKTIQKEIQELNNKRKDYILKANKDNSNGLENAMIKAIKSQAKVKNYTWK is encoded by the coding sequence ATGAAAACAACAATTAAATTTAGCTTAGTAGCTTTAACAGCCTTTTTCTTTTTAGCCTGTAATGCTAACAACAAAAAGCAAACTAAAAGTTATGCTTTAAACGAAACTATTGTAACAGCAGATCCAGTTTCAACTACTCCAAAACTAGACAAGAAATACATTAAAGTTGCATTGTTACTAGACACAAGTAACAGTATGGATGGTTTAATAGATCAAGCAAAAGCGCAACTTTGGGAAATTGTAAACGAGTTGTCTTATGCGAAATGTAAAGACGATAAGCCCAATCTAGAAATAGCACTTTACGAATATGGAAACGACAACTTAAATAGCGAGGAAGGCTACATTAGACAGGTTTTAGCCTTTAGTGATGATTTAGATGAAATCTCAAAACAACTCTTTTCCTTAACCACAAAAGGAGGTAACGAGTATTGTGGTTATGTAATAAATACTGCATTAGACCAATTAAAGTGGAATGCAAATCCAGGCGATTTAAAGCTTATTTTTATTGCAGGAAACGAGCCTTTTACTCAAGGCGAGGTAGACTACAAAAACGCATCTAAACGTGCGCATAATAAAGATGTAACCGTAAATACTATTTTTTGCGGAAACTACAATCTAGGAATTTCTAGTTACTGGAAAGAAGGAGCCGATTTAACACATGGAGACTATATGGCTATTAACCATAACCAAGAAACTATTTATATTGCTACGCCTTATGATGATGCTATTTTAAAACAAAACAACAAGCTAAATAAAACCTATATCGCCTATGGTTCTCAAGGCAGGATAAAAATGCAATTACAGGCAGAACAAGATGATAATGCTGAAGGTTATAGTAGCGCAAATGCAGTAAGTAGAACCGTTAGTAAAAGCTCTCATTTATATAAAAATTCTTCTTGGGATTTGGTGGATGCATCAAAAGACGAAACTTTTAAATATGAAACTTTAGATGAAAGTGAATTACCGCAGGAGCTAAAAAATAAAAGTGCTTCAGAAATTAAAACTTATGTTTCAAACAAAACGAAAGAGCGTAAAACGATTCAGAAGGAAATTCAAGAATTAAATAACAAACGAAAGGATTATATTTTAAAAGCTAATAAAGACAACAGTAATGGATTAGAGAATGCCATGATAAAAGCAATAAAATCTCAAGCGAAAGTTAAAAACTATACATGGAAATAG
- a CDS encoding NifU family protein → MNTFKVTTQETSNSTILKFEVNQFITQHQSFEFNNIDEAKASPLAQQLFYLPFVKKVYVTSNFVAIERFNIVEWKEVQNEVSEQIENYLNEGNLVINQDIAPKKTPVTVYAESTPNPSVIKFVANKKIANGAFEFTSIDTAKSSLLATELFHFPFVKGVFIDENYVSVTKYDVAEWNDITNELREFIRGYIETGKEVISANAPEVIEKSTEKVEAHFETLDDTSKEIINILEEYVKPAVASDGGNIQFDSYDEATKTVKVILQGACSGCPSSTFTLKNGIENMLKEMLKGKVNTVEAING, encoded by the coding sequence ATGAATACTTTTAAAGTTACAACACAAGAAACTTCCAATTCTACGATATTAAAATTTGAAGTCAATCAATTTATAACTCAGCACCAAAGCTTCGAGTTTAATAATATAGATGAAGCTAAAGCATCTCCTTTAGCTCAACAATTATTCTATCTGCCATTTGTAAAAAAAGTCTACGTAACTAGTAATTTTGTTGCTATTGAACGTTTTAATATTGTTGAATGGAAAGAGGTGCAAAATGAAGTTTCTGAACAAATTGAAAACTACTTAAACGAAGGCAACTTGGTAATAAACCAAGACATCGCACCAAAGAAGACACCAGTAACTGTATACGCAGAGAGCACTCCTAATCCTAGTGTTATAAAATTTGTTGCGAATAAAAAGATTGCCAATGGTGCTTTCGAATTTACTTCAATAGATACTGCTAAATCTTCACTTTTAGCTACAGAATTATTTCATTTCCCTTTTGTTAAAGGAGTCTTTATAGATGAAAATTATGTTTCTGTTACTAAATATGATGTTGCTGAATGGAATGATATTACAAATGAATTACGTGAGTTTATTAGAGGTTATATTGAAACTGGAAAGGAAGTTATTTCTGCTAATGCACCAGAAGTAATAGAAAAATCTACTGAAAAAGTTGAAGCACATTTTGAAACCTTAGACGACACCTCAAAAGAAATAATAAACATACTTGAAGAATATGTAAAACCTGCCGTTGCTAGTGATGGAGGTAATATTCAGTTCGATTCTTATGATGAAGCAACAAAAACCGTTAAAGTTATCCTACAAGGTGCTTGTAGTGGTTGTCCTTCTTCTACGTTCACTTTAAAAAATGGTATAGAAAATATGCTAAAAGAAATGCTAAAAGGCAAAGTGAACACGGTTGAAGCTATAAACGGTTAA
- a CDS encoding dodecin family protein → MAVLKVIEVLSNSEKSWEDATKKAVKHASKSVKNIRSVYVQDQSASVKDGEVSDFRVNLKITFEVN, encoded by the coding sequence ATGGCTGTATTAAAAGTTATTGAAGTATTATCAAATTCTGAAAAAAGTTGGGAAGACGCAACTAAAAAAGCAGTAAAGCATGCTTCAAAAAGTGTAAAAAATATACGTTCAGTATACGTTCAAGATCAAAGCGCAAGCGTTAAAGATGGAGAAGTATCTGATTTTAGAGTAAACTTAAAAATTACTTTTGAAGTAAATTAA